The window GCAATAAATTCACATTTGCTTTTCCTGTCGCCACTTAATAAAATGGTTTTTATTCCTTTCGATTTAAAATATGCTATGGTTTCTTTAGCATCAGTTTTTATTTCATCTTCCACATCAAGCCATGCAATTAATTTTTCATTTTCCAAAAGATAAACAGTGTGAGTATCATCATCAGTAAGGGTTTTAGCAATTGAATACGAGCCAGCTTTATAAATTTTCCCATCATTTGTTTCGGCTTCGATTCCCAATCCTTTTTGTTCATTTACCTTTTTAAAATGAAATTCATCCGAATCAGAGAATTCTAAAACTATTGATTTTGCTATAGGATGCGATGAATGTTTTTCGATGCTGAACAAAATTGATTTTACTTTTTCTTCATCAGCATTATTTACAAAAACATTTTTTACCTCGAAATTTCCTGTTGTAAGTGTTCCTGTTTTATCAAAAACAATCATTGGTGGACGAGATAAAATAGGCAAGCATACCTGAATGAACCGATATACT is drawn from Bacteroidales bacterium and contains these coding sequences:
- a CDS encoding HAD-IC family P-type ATPase; the protein is VYRFIQVCLPILSRPPMIVFDKTGTLTTGNFEVKNVFVNNADEEKVKSILFSIEKHSSHPIAKSIVLEFSDSDEFHFKKVNEQKGLGIEAETNDGKIYKAGSYSIAKTLTDDDTHTVYLLENEKLIAWLDVEDEIKTDAKETIAYFKSKGIKTILLSGDRKSKCEFIAKETGVDEVYAEKLPAEKMEIIEYFMRRGNTAMVGDGINDAPALAKATVGISLSNATQIAIESAQIILLKGNLSLLKKALGISKITLTTIKQNLFWAFFYNVIAIPIAAFGFLNPMIAAASMAFSDVFVIANSLRLYKKSLN